From a single Strix uralensis isolate ZFMK-TIS-50842 chromosome 25, bStrUra1, whole genome shotgun sequence genomic region:
- the RPS6KA1 gene encoding ribosomal protein S6 kinase alpha-1 isoform X1: MPLAQLAEPWPNMELVHLDTENGQAAPEEGGNPPSKAKSEITWIEKDLVDSADKGEGVVKEINITHHVKEGSEKADPSQFELLKVLGQGSFGKVFLVRKITPPDSNHLYAMKVLKKATLKVRDRVRTKIERDILADVNHPFVVKLHYAFQTEGKLYLILDFLRGGDLFTRLSKEVMFTEEDVKFYLAELALGLDHLHSLGIIYRDLKPENILLDEEGHIKLTDFGLSKEAIDHEKKAYSFCGTVEYMAPEVVNRQGHSHSADWWSYGVLMFEMLTGSLPFQGKDRKETMTLILKAKLGMPQFLSSEAQSLLRALFKRNPANRLGSGPDGAEEIKRHPFYSTIDWNKLYRREIKPPFKPAVGQPDDTFYFDTEFTSRTPKDSPGIPPSAGAHQLFRGFSFVATGLMEDGKVKPAQSPLHSVVQQLHGKNVQFSDGYVVKEAIGVGSYSVCKRCIHKATNMEYAVKVIDKSKRDPSEEIEILLRYGQHPNIITLKDVYDDGKYVYLVTELMRGGELLDKILRQKFFSEREASSVLHTICKTVEYLHSQGVVHRDLKPSNILYVDESGNPESIRICDFGFAKQLRAENGLLMTPCYTANFVAPEVLKRQGYDEGCDIWSLGVLLYTMLAGCTPFANGPSDTPEEILTRIGRGKFSVSGGNWDTISDMAKDLVSKMLHVDPHQRLTAKQVLQHPWITQKDSLPQSQLNHQDLQLVKGAMAATYSALNSSKPSPQLKPIESSILAQRRVKKLPSTTL, encoded by the exons GGCGAAGGTGTTGTGAAGGAAATCAACATCACACACCATGTGAAGGAAGGCTCGGAGAAGGCCGATCCTTCGCAGTTTGAACTCCTGAAGGTGCTGGGACAGGGCTCTTTTGGCAAG GTTTTCTTGGTGAGGAAAATAACACCACCAGACAGCAACCACCTCTATGCCATGAAAGTGCTCAAGAAGGCGACACTGAAAG tgCGTGATCGAGTAAGGACAAAGATAGAAAGGGACATCCTGGCTGACGTAAACCATCCCTTTGTGGTGAAACTCCACTACG CATTCCAGACGGAGGGGAAGCTGTATCTGATCTTGGATTTCCTCAGAGGAGGTGACCTTTTCACTCGGCTTTCCAAAGAG GTCATGTTCACCGAGGAGGACGTGAAGTTCTACCTAGCAGAGCTGGCCCTGGGGCTCGACCATTTGCACAGCCTGGGAATCATATACAGGGATCTCAAACCAGAGAA CATCCTCTTGGATGAAGAAGGACACATCAAACTCACAG ATTTTGGCTTGAGTAAGGAGGCTATAGACCACGAGAAGAAAGCCTACTCCTTCTGTGGGACAGTGGAATATATGGCACCAGAAGTTGTGAATCGCCAGGGCCACTCCCACAGCGCTGACTGGTGGTCGTACGGGGTGTTAATG TTTGAAATGCTCACCGGCTCGCTGCCCTTCCAGGGGAAGGATCGTAAGGAGACGATGACCCTCATCCTCAA AGCAAAGCTGGGCATGCCGCAGTTCCTGAGCTCTGAAGCACAGAGCCTTCTGCGAGCCCTTTTCAAAAGGAATCCAGCCAACCGATTAG GTTCTGGACCGGACGGGGCGGAAGAGATCAAGCGCCATCCTTTCTACTCCACCATTGACTGGAAT aagCTGTACCGAAGGGAAATCAAACCGCCCTTCAAGCCTGCAGTAGGCCAGCCAGATGACACCTTTTATTTTGACACAGAATTTACATCGCGTACACCAAAAG ATTCCCCAGGCATCCCCCCCAGTGCAGGGGCCCATCAGCTTTTTCGAGGCTTCAGTTTCGTGGCGACCGGATTGATGGAGGACGGCAAGGTGAAACCTGCCCAGTCGCCTCTACACTCGGTGGTCCAG CAGCTGCATGGCAAGAATGTCCAGTTCAGCGACGGCTACGTGGTGAAGGAGGCGATCGGCGTCGGCTCCTACTCAGTGTGTAAACGCTGCATTCATAAAGCAACCAACATGGAATACGCAGTCAAG GTTATTGACAAGAGCAAGCGAGACCCTTCGGAGGAAATAGAAATCCTCCTGCGATACGGGCAGCATCCAAACATCATCACCTTGAAAGAT GTGTACGATGACGGGAAGTACGTGTATCTGGTGACTGAGCTGATGAGGGGAGGGGAGCTGCTGGATAAAATCCTCAGACAGAAATTCTTCTCGGAGAGGGAAGCCAGTTCAGTCCTGCACACGATCTGTAAAACGGTGGAGTATCTGCATTCCCAAGGG GTGGTTCACAGGGACTTGAAACCCAGCAATATTCTCTACGTGGATGAGTCAGGAAACCCTGAAAGCATTCGCATTTGTGACTTTGGCTTTGCCAAGCAGCTGAGGGCTGAGAACGGCCTTCTCATGACTCCTTGTTATACAGCAAACTTCGTGGCACCCGAG GTACTAAAACGTCAAGGCTACGACGAGGGCTGCGACATCTGGAGCCTGGGAGTTCTCCTGTACACGATGCTCGCAGG ctgcACTCCATTTGCAAATGGTCCCAGTGACACTCCAGAAGAGATCCTGACCCGGATAGGCAGGGGGAAGTTCTCCGTCAGTGGAGGCAATTGGGACACTATTTCTGACATGGCCAAG GATCTGGTGTCAAAGATGCTTCACGTAGATCCCCACCAGCGTCTAACAGCCAAGCAggtcctgcagcatccctggaTAACCCAGAAGGACAGCTTACCCCAGAGCCAGCTGAATCACCAGGACCTTCAGCTTGTAAAG GGGGCGATGGCTGCCACATACTCTGCACTGAACAGCTCCAAGCCAAGCCCCCAGCTGAAGCCCATCGAATCCTCCATTCTGGCACAGAGGCGAGTGAAGAAACTTCCTTCCACCACACTGTGA
- the RPS6KA1 gene encoding ribosomal protein S6 kinase alpha-1 isoform X4: MPLAQLAEPWPNMELVHLDTENGQAAPEEGGNPPSKGEGVVKEINITHHVKEGSEKADPSQFELLKVLGQGSFGKVFLVRKITPPDSNHLYAMKVLKKATLKVRDRVRTKIERDILADVNHPFVVKLHYAFQTEGKLYLILDFLRGGDLFTRLSKEVMFTEEDVKFYLAELALGLDHLHSLGIIYRDLKPENILLDEEGHIKLTDFGLSKEAIDHEKKAYSFCGTVEYMAPEVVNRQGHSHSADWWSYGVLMFEMLTGSLPFQGKDRKETMTLILKAKLGMPQFLSSEAQSLLRALFKRNPANRLGSGPDGAEEIKRHPFYSTIDWNKLYRREIKPPFKPAVGQPDDTFYFDTEFTSRTPKDSPGIPPSAGAHQLFRGFSFVATGLMEDGKVKPAQSPLHSVVQQLHGKNVQFSDGYVVKEAIGVGSYSVCKRCIHKATNMEYAVKVIDKSKRDPSEEIEILLRYGQHPNIITLKDVYDDGKYVYLVTELMRGGELLDKILRQKFFSEREASSVLHTICKTVEYLHSQGVVHRDLKPSNILYVDESGNPESIRICDFGFAKQLRAENGLLMTPCYTANFVAPEVLKRQGYDEGCDIWSLGVLLYTMLAGCTPFANGPSDTPEEILTRIGRGKFSVSGGNWDTISDMAKDLVSKMLHVDPHQRLTAKQVLQHPWITQKDSLPQSQLNHQDLQLVKGAMAATYSALNSSKPSPQLKPIESSILAQRRVKKLPSTTL; the protein is encoded by the exons GGCGAAGGTGTTGTGAAGGAAATCAACATCACACACCATGTGAAGGAAGGCTCGGAGAAGGCCGATCCTTCGCAGTTTGAACTCCTGAAGGTGCTGGGACAGGGCTCTTTTGGCAAG GTTTTCTTGGTGAGGAAAATAACACCACCAGACAGCAACCACCTCTATGCCATGAAAGTGCTCAAGAAGGCGACACTGAAAG tgCGTGATCGAGTAAGGACAAAGATAGAAAGGGACATCCTGGCTGACGTAAACCATCCCTTTGTGGTGAAACTCCACTACG CATTCCAGACGGAGGGGAAGCTGTATCTGATCTTGGATTTCCTCAGAGGAGGTGACCTTTTCACTCGGCTTTCCAAAGAG GTCATGTTCACCGAGGAGGACGTGAAGTTCTACCTAGCAGAGCTGGCCCTGGGGCTCGACCATTTGCACAGCCTGGGAATCATATACAGGGATCTCAAACCAGAGAA CATCCTCTTGGATGAAGAAGGACACATCAAACTCACAG ATTTTGGCTTGAGTAAGGAGGCTATAGACCACGAGAAGAAAGCCTACTCCTTCTGTGGGACAGTGGAATATATGGCACCAGAAGTTGTGAATCGCCAGGGCCACTCCCACAGCGCTGACTGGTGGTCGTACGGGGTGTTAATG TTTGAAATGCTCACCGGCTCGCTGCCCTTCCAGGGGAAGGATCGTAAGGAGACGATGACCCTCATCCTCAA AGCAAAGCTGGGCATGCCGCAGTTCCTGAGCTCTGAAGCACAGAGCCTTCTGCGAGCCCTTTTCAAAAGGAATCCAGCCAACCGATTAG GTTCTGGACCGGACGGGGCGGAAGAGATCAAGCGCCATCCTTTCTACTCCACCATTGACTGGAAT aagCTGTACCGAAGGGAAATCAAACCGCCCTTCAAGCCTGCAGTAGGCCAGCCAGATGACACCTTTTATTTTGACACAGAATTTACATCGCGTACACCAAAAG ATTCCCCAGGCATCCCCCCCAGTGCAGGGGCCCATCAGCTTTTTCGAGGCTTCAGTTTCGTGGCGACCGGATTGATGGAGGACGGCAAGGTGAAACCTGCCCAGTCGCCTCTACACTCGGTGGTCCAG CAGCTGCATGGCAAGAATGTCCAGTTCAGCGACGGCTACGTGGTGAAGGAGGCGATCGGCGTCGGCTCCTACTCAGTGTGTAAACGCTGCATTCATAAAGCAACCAACATGGAATACGCAGTCAAG GTTATTGACAAGAGCAAGCGAGACCCTTCGGAGGAAATAGAAATCCTCCTGCGATACGGGCAGCATCCAAACATCATCACCTTGAAAGAT GTGTACGATGACGGGAAGTACGTGTATCTGGTGACTGAGCTGATGAGGGGAGGGGAGCTGCTGGATAAAATCCTCAGACAGAAATTCTTCTCGGAGAGGGAAGCCAGTTCAGTCCTGCACACGATCTGTAAAACGGTGGAGTATCTGCATTCCCAAGGG GTGGTTCACAGGGACTTGAAACCCAGCAATATTCTCTACGTGGATGAGTCAGGAAACCCTGAAAGCATTCGCATTTGTGACTTTGGCTTTGCCAAGCAGCTGAGGGCTGAGAACGGCCTTCTCATGACTCCTTGTTATACAGCAAACTTCGTGGCACCCGAG GTACTAAAACGTCAAGGCTACGACGAGGGCTGCGACATCTGGAGCCTGGGAGTTCTCCTGTACACGATGCTCGCAGG ctgcACTCCATTTGCAAATGGTCCCAGTGACACTCCAGAAGAGATCCTGACCCGGATAGGCAGGGGGAAGTTCTCCGTCAGTGGAGGCAATTGGGACACTATTTCTGACATGGCCAAG GATCTGGTGTCAAAGATGCTTCACGTAGATCCCCACCAGCGTCTAACAGCCAAGCAggtcctgcagcatccctggaTAACCCAGAAGGACAGCTTACCCCAGAGCCAGCTGAATCACCAGGACCTTCAGCTTGTAAAG GGGGCGATGGCTGCCACATACTCTGCACTGAACAGCTCCAAGCCAAGCCCCCAGCTGAAGCCCATCGAATCCTCCATTCTGGCACAGAGGCGAGTGAAGAAACTTCCTTCCACCACACTGTGA
- the RPS6KA1 gene encoding ribosomal protein S6 kinase alpha-1 isoform X3, whose protein sequence is MPLAQLAEPWPNMELVHLDTEAKSEITWIEKDLVDSADKGEGVVKEINITHHVKEGSEKADPSQFELLKVLGQGSFGKVFLVRKITPPDSNHLYAMKVLKKATLKVRDRVRTKIERDILADVNHPFVVKLHYAFQTEGKLYLILDFLRGGDLFTRLSKEVMFTEEDVKFYLAELALGLDHLHSLGIIYRDLKPENILLDEEGHIKLTDFGLSKEAIDHEKKAYSFCGTVEYMAPEVVNRQGHSHSADWWSYGVLMFEMLTGSLPFQGKDRKETMTLILKAKLGMPQFLSSEAQSLLRALFKRNPANRLGSGPDGAEEIKRHPFYSTIDWNKLYRREIKPPFKPAVGQPDDTFYFDTEFTSRTPKDSPGIPPSAGAHQLFRGFSFVATGLMEDGKVKPAQSPLHSVVQQLHGKNVQFSDGYVVKEAIGVGSYSVCKRCIHKATNMEYAVKVIDKSKRDPSEEIEILLRYGQHPNIITLKDVYDDGKYVYLVTELMRGGELLDKILRQKFFSEREASSVLHTICKTVEYLHSQGVVHRDLKPSNILYVDESGNPESIRICDFGFAKQLRAENGLLMTPCYTANFVAPEVLKRQGYDEGCDIWSLGVLLYTMLAGCTPFANGPSDTPEEILTRIGRGKFSVSGGNWDTISDMAKDLVSKMLHVDPHQRLTAKQVLQHPWITQKDSLPQSQLNHQDLQLVKGAMAATYSALNSSKPSPQLKPIESSILAQRRVKKLPSTTL, encoded by the exons GGCGAAGGTGTTGTGAAGGAAATCAACATCACACACCATGTGAAGGAAGGCTCGGAGAAGGCCGATCCTTCGCAGTTTGAACTCCTGAAGGTGCTGGGACAGGGCTCTTTTGGCAAG GTTTTCTTGGTGAGGAAAATAACACCACCAGACAGCAACCACCTCTATGCCATGAAAGTGCTCAAGAAGGCGACACTGAAAG tgCGTGATCGAGTAAGGACAAAGATAGAAAGGGACATCCTGGCTGACGTAAACCATCCCTTTGTGGTGAAACTCCACTACG CATTCCAGACGGAGGGGAAGCTGTATCTGATCTTGGATTTCCTCAGAGGAGGTGACCTTTTCACTCGGCTTTCCAAAGAG GTCATGTTCACCGAGGAGGACGTGAAGTTCTACCTAGCAGAGCTGGCCCTGGGGCTCGACCATTTGCACAGCCTGGGAATCATATACAGGGATCTCAAACCAGAGAA CATCCTCTTGGATGAAGAAGGACACATCAAACTCACAG ATTTTGGCTTGAGTAAGGAGGCTATAGACCACGAGAAGAAAGCCTACTCCTTCTGTGGGACAGTGGAATATATGGCACCAGAAGTTGTGAATCGCCAGGGCCACTCCCACAGCGCTGACTGGTGGTCGTACGGGGTGTTAATG TTTGAAATGCTCACCGGCTCGCTGCCCTTCCAGGGGAAGGATCGTAAGGAGACGATGACCCTCATCCTCAA AGCAAAGCTGGGCATGCCGCAGTTCCTGAGCTCTGAAGCACAGAGCCTTCTGCGAGCCCTTTTCAAAAGGAATCCAGCCAACCGATTAG GTTCTGGACCGGACGGGGCGGAAGAGATCAAGCGCCATCCTTTCTACTCCACCATTGACTGGAAT aagCTGTACCGAAGGGAAATCAAACCGCCCTTCAAGCCTGCAGTAGGCCAGCCAGATGACACCTTTTATTTTGACACAGAATTTACATCGCGTACACCAAAAG ATTCCCCAGGCATCCCCCCCAGTGCAGGGGCCCATCAGCTTTTTCGAGGCTTCAGTTTCGTGGCGACCGGATTGATGGAGGACGGCAAGGTGAAACCTGCCCAGTCGCCTCTACACTCGGTGGTCCAG CAGCTGCATGGCAAGAATGTCCAGTTCAGCGACGGCTACGTGGTGAAGGAGGCGATCGGCGTCGGCTCCTACTCAGTGTGTAAACGCTGCATTCATAAAGCAACCAACATGGAATACGCAGTCAAG GTTATTGACAAGAGCAAGCGAGACCCTTCGGAGGAAATAGAAATCCTCCTGCGATACGGGCAGCATCCAAACATCATCACCTTGAAAGAT GTGTACGATGACGGGAAGTACGTGTATCTGGTGACTGAGCTGATGAGGGGAGGGGAGCTGCTGGATAAAATCCTCAGACAGAAATTCTTCTCGGAGAGGGAAGCCAGTTCAGTCCTGCACACGATCTGTAAAACGGTGGAGTATCTGCATTCCCAAGGG GTGGTTCACAGGGACTTGAAACCCAGCAATATTCTCTACGTGGATGAGTCAGGAAACCCTGAAAGCATTCGCATTTGTGACTTTGGCTTTGCCAAGCAGCTGAGGGCTGAGAACGGCCTTCTCATGACTCCTTGTTATACAGCAAACTTCGTGGCACCCGAG GTACTAAAACGTCAAGGCTACGACGAGGGCTGCGACATCTGGAGCCTGGGAGTTCTCCTGTACACGATGCTCGCAGG ctgcACTCCATTTGCAAATGGTCCCAGTGACACTCCAGAAGAGATCCTGACCCGGATAGGCAGGGGGAAGTTCTCCGTCAGTGGAGGCAATTGGGACACTATTTCTGACATGGCCAAG GATCTGGTGTCAAAGATGCTTCACGTAGATCCCCACCAGCGTCTAACAGCCAAGCAggtcctgcagcatccctggaTAACCCAGAAGGACAGCTTACCCCAGAGCCAGCTGAATCACCAGGACCTTCAGCTTGTAAAG GGGGCGATGGCTGCCACATACTCTGCACTGAACAGCTCCAAGCCAAGCCCCCAGCTGAAGCCCATCGAATCCTCCATTCTGGCACAGAGGCGAGTGAAGAAACTTCCTTCCACCACACTGTGA
- the RPS6KA1 gene encoding ribosomal protein S6 kinase alpha-1 isoform X2, translating to MERDPKLPRICAFLTLWLQRKHRAKPCSLQLPAPSQLSSPGEGVVKEINITHHVKEGSEKADPSQFELLKVLGQGSFGKVFLVRKITPPDSNHLYAMKVLKKATLKVRDRVRTKIERDILADVNHPFVVKLHYAFQTEGKLYLILDFLRGGDLFTRLSKEVMFTEEDVKFYLAELALGLDHLHSLGIIYRDLKPENILLDEEGHIKLTDFGLSKEAIDHEKKAYSFCGTVEYMAPEVVNRQGHSHSADWWSYGVLMFEMLTGSLPFQGKDRKETMTLILKAKLGMPQFLSSEAQSLLRALFKRNPANRLGSGPDGAEEIKRHPFYSTIDWNKLYRREIKPPFKPAVGQPDDTFYFDTEFTSRTPKDSPGIPPSAGAHQLFRGFSFVATGLMEDGKVKPAQSPLHSVVQQLHGKNVQFSDGYVVKEAIGVGSYSVCKRCIHKATNMEYAVKVIDKSKRDPSEEIEILLRYGQHPNIITLKDVYDDGKYVYLVTELMRGGELLDKILRQKFFSEREASSVLHTICKTVEYLHSQGVVHRDLKPSNILYVDESGNPESIRICDFGFAKQLRAENGLLMTPCYTANFVAPEVLKRQGYDEGCDIWSLGVLLYTMLAGCTPFANGPSDTPEEILTRIGRGKFSVSGGNWDTISDMAKDLVSKMLHVDPHQRLTAKQVLQHPWITQKDSLPQSQLNHQDLQLVKGAMAATYSALNSSKPSPQLKPIESSILAQRRVKKLPSTTL from the exons ATGGAGAGGGACCCTAAACTTCCTCGCATCTGCGCGTTCCTGACgctctggctgcagaggaaaCATCGAGCCAAGCCCTGCAGCCTGCAGCTGCCGGCCCCCAGCCAGCTCTCCAGCCCG GGCGAAGGTGTTGTGAAGGAAATCAACATCACACACCATGTGAAGGAAGGCTCGGAGAAGGCCGATCCTTCGCAGTTTGAACTCCTGAAGGTGCTGGGACAGGGCTCTTTTGGCAAG GTTTTCTTGGTGAGGAAAATAACACCACCAGACAGCAACCACCTCTATGCCATGAAAGTGCTCAAGAAGGCGACACTGAAAG tgCGTGATCGAGTAAGGACAAAGATAGAAAGGGACATCCTGGCTGACGTAAACCATCCCTTTGTGGTGAAACTCCACTACG CATTCCAGACGGAGGGGAAGCTGTATCTGATCTTGGATTTCCTCAGAGGAGGTGACCTTTTCACTCGGCTTTCCAAAGAG GTCATGTTCACCGAGGAGGACGTGAAGTTCTACCTAGCAGAGCTGGCCCTGGGGCTCGACCATTTGCACAGCCTGGGAATCATATACAGGGATCTCAAACCAGAGAA CATCCTCTTGGATGAAGAAGGACACATCAAACTCACAG ATTTTGGCTTGAGTAAGGAGGCTATAGACCACGAGAAGAAAGCCTACTCCTTCTGTGGGACAGTGGAATATATGGCACCAGAAGTTGTGAATCGCCAGGGCCACTCCCACAGCGCTGACTGGTGGTCGTACGGGGTGTTAATG TTTGAAATGCTCACCGGCTCGCTGCCCTTCCAGGGGAAGGATCGTAAGGAGACGATGACCCTCATCCTCAA AGCAAAGCTGGGCATGCCGCAGTTCCTGAGCTCTGAAGCACAGAGCCTTCTGCGAGCCCTTTTCAAAAGGAATCCAGCCAACCGATTAG GTTCTGGACCGGACGGGGCGGAAGAGATCAAGCGCCATCCTTTCTACTCCACCATTGACTGGAAT aagCTGTACCGAAGGGAAATCAAACCGCCCTTCAAGCCTGCAGTAGGCCAGCCAGATGACACCTTTTATTTTGACACAGAATTTACATCGCGTACACCAAAAG ATTCCCCAGGCATCCCCCCCAGTGCAGGGGCCCATCAGCTTTTTCGAGGCTTCAGTTTCGTGGCGACCGGATTGATGGAGGACGGCAAGGTGAAACCTGCCCAGTCGCCTCTACACTCGGTGGTCCAG CAGCTGCATGGCAAGAATGTCCAGTTCAGCGACGGCTACGTGGTGAAGGAGGCGATCGGCGTCGGCTCCTACTCAGTGTGTAAACGCTGCATTCATAAAGCAACCAACATGGAATACGCAGTCAAG GTTATTGACAAGAGCAAGCGAGACCCTTCGGAGGAAATAGAAATCCTCCTGCGATACGGGCAGCATCCAAACATCATCACCTTGAAAGAT GTGTACGATGACGGGAAGTACGTGTATCTGGTGACTGAGCTGATGAGGGGAGGGGAGCTGCTGGATAAAATCCTCAGACAGAAATTCTTCTCGGAGAGGGAAGCCAGTTCAGTCCTGCACACGATCTGTAAAACGGTGGAGTATCTGCATTCCCAAGGG GTGGTTCACAGGGACTTGAAACCCAGCAATATTCTCTACGTGGATGAGTCAGGAAACCCTGAAAGCATTCGCATTTGTGACTTTGGCTTTGCCAAGCAGCTGAGGGCTGAGAACGGCCTTCTCATGACTCCTTGTTATACAGCAAACTTCGTGGCACCCGAG GTACTAAAACGTCAAGGCTACGACGAGGGCTGCGACATCTGGAGCCTGGGAGTTCTCCTGTACACGATGCTCGCAGG ctgcACTCCATTTGCAAATGGTCCCAGTGACACTCCAGAAGAGATCCTGACCCGGATAGGCAGGGGGAAGTTCTCCGTCAGTGGAGGCAATTGGGACACTATTTCTGACATGGCCAAG GATCTGGTGTCAAAGATGCTTCACGTAGATCCCCACCAGCGTCTAACAGCCAAGCAggtcctgcagcatccctggaTAACCCAGAAGGACAGCTTACCCCAGAGCCAGCTGAATCACCAGGACCTTCAGCTTGTAAAG GGGGCGATGGCTGCCACATACTCTGCACTGAACAGCTCCAAGCCAAGCCCCCAGCTGAAGCCCATCGAATCCTCCATTCTGGCACAGAGGCGAGTGAAGAAACTTCCTTCCACCACACTGTGA
- the RPS6KA1 gene encoding ribosomal protein S6 kinase alpha-1 isoform X5: protein MVLSDVVPGEGVVKEINITHHVKEGSEKADPSQFELLKVLGQGSFGKVFLVRKITPPDSNHLYAMKVLKKATLKVRDRVRTKIERDILADVNHPFVVKLHYAFQTEGKLYLILDFLRGGDLFTRLSKEVMFTEEDVKFYLAELALGLDHLHSLGIIYRDLKPENILLDEEGHIKLTDFGLSKEAIDHEKKAYSFCGTVEYMAPEVVNRQGHSHSADWWSYGVLMFEMLTGSLPFQGKDRKETMTLILKAKLGMPQFLSSEAQSLLRALFKRNPANRLGSGPDGAEEIKRHPFYSTIDWNKLYRREIKPPFKPAVGQPDDTFYFDTEFTSRTPKDSPGIPPSAGAHQLFRGFSFVATGLMEDGKVKPAQSPLHSVVQQLHGKNVQFSDGYVVKEAIGVGSYSVCKRCIHKATNMEYAVKVIDKSKRDPSEEIEILLRYGQHPNIITLKDVYDDGKYVYLVTELMRGGELLDKILRQKFFSEREASSVLHTICKTVEYLHSQGVVHRDLKPSNILYVDESGNPESIRICDFGFAKQLRAENGLLMTPCYTANFVAPEVLKRQGYDEGCDIWSLGVLLYTMLAGCTPFANGPSDTPEEILTRIGRGKFSVSGGNWDTISDMAKDLVSKMLHVDPHQRLTAKQVLQHPWITQKDSLPQSQLNHQDLQLVKGAMAATYSALNSSKPSPQLKPIESSILAQRRVKKLPSTTL from the exons ATGGTTCTCTCAGATGTGGTTCCT GGCGAAGGTGTTGTGAAGGAAATCAACATCACACACCATGTGAAGGAAGGCTCGGAGAAGGCCGATCCTTCGCAGTTTGAACTCCTGAAGGTGCTGGGACAGGGCTCTTTTGGCAAG GTTTTCTTGGTGAGGAAAATAACACCACCAGACAGCAACCACCTCTATGCCATGAAAGTGCTCAAGAAGGCGACACTGAAAG tgCGTGATCGAGTAAGGACAAAGATAGAAAGGGACATCCTGGCTGACGTAAACCATCCCTTTGTGGTGAAACTCCACTACG CATTCCAGACGGAGGGGAAGCTGTATCTGATCTTGGATTTCCTCAGAGGAGGTGACCTTTTCACTCGGCTTTCCAAAGAG GTCATGTTCACCGAGGAGGACGTGAAGTTCTACCTAGCAGAGCTGGCCCTGGGGCTCGACCATTTGCACAGCCTGGGAATCATATACAGGGATCTCAAACCAGAGAA CATCCTCTTGGATGAAGAAGGACACATCAAACTCACAG ATTTTGGCTTGAGTAAGGAGGCTATAGACCACGAGAAGAAAGCCTACTCCTTCTGTGGGACAGTGGAATATATGGCACCAGAAGTTGTGAATCGCCAGGGCCACTCCCACAGCGCTGACTGGTGGTCGTACGGGGTGTTAATG TTTGAAATGCTCACCGGCTCGCTGCCCTTCCAGGGGAAGGATCGTAAGGAGACGATGACCCTCATCCTCAA AGCAAAGCTGGGCATGCCGCAGTTCCTGAGCTCTGAAGCACAGAGCCTTCTGCGAGCCCTTTTCAAAAGGAATCCAGCCAACCGATTAG GTTCTGGACCGGACGGGGCGGAAGAGATCAAGCGCCATCCTTTCTACTCCACCATTGACTGGAAT aagCTGTACCGAAGGGAAATCAAACCGCCCTTCAAGCCTGCAGTAGGCCAGCCAGATGACACCTTTTATTTTGACACAGAATTTACATCGCGTACACCAAAAG ATTCCCCAGGCATCCCCCCCAGTGCAGGGGCCCATCAGCTTTTTCGAGGCTTCAGTTTCGTGGCGACCGGATTGATGGAGGACGGCAAGGTGAAACCTGCCCAGTCGCCTCTACACTCGGTGGTCCAG CAGCTGCATGGCAAGAATGTCCAGTTCAGCGACGGCTACGTGGTGAAGGAGGCGATCGGCGTCGGCTCCTACTCAGTGTGTAAACGCTGCATTCATAAAGCAACCAACATGGAATACGCAGTCAAG GTTATTGACAAGAGCAAGCGAGACCCTTCGGAGGAAATAGAAATCCTCCTGCGATACGGGCAGCATCCAAACATCATCACCTTGAAAGAT GTGTACGATGACGGGAAGTACGTGTATCTGGTGACTGAGCTGATGAGGGGAGGGGAGCTGCTGGATAAAATCCTCAGACAGAAATTCTTCTCGGAGAGGGAAGCCAGTTCAGTCCTGCACACGATCTGTAAAACGGTGGAGTATCTGCATTCCCAAGGG GTGGTTCACAGGGACTTGAAACCCAGCAATATTCTCTACGTGGATGAGTCAGGAAACCCTGAAAGCATTCGCATTTGTGACTTTGGCTTTGCCAAGCAGCTGAGGGCTGAGAACGGCCTTCTCATGACTCCTTGTTATACAGCAAACTTCGTGGCACCCGAG GTACTAAAACGTCAAGGCTACGACGAGGGCTGCGACATCTGGAGCCTGGGAGTTCTCCTGTACACGATGCTCGCAGG ctgcACTCCATTTGCAAATGGTCCCAGTGACACTCCAGAAGAGATCCTGACCCGGATAGGCAGGGGGAAGTTCTCCGTCAGTGGAGGCAATTGGGACACTATTTCTGACATGGCCAAG GATCTGGTGTCAAAGATGCTTCACGTAGATCCCCACCAGCGTCTAACAGCCAAGCAggtcctgcagcatccctggaTAACCCAGAAGGACAGCTTACCCCAGAGCCAGCTGAATCACCAGGACCTTCAGCTTGTAAAG GGGGCGATGGCTGCCACATACTCTGCACTGAACAGCTCCAAGCCAAGCCCCCAGCTGAAGCCCATCGAATCCTCCATTCTGGCACAGAGGCGAGTGAAGAAACTTCCTTCCACCACACTGTGA